Proteins encoded within one genomic window of Episyrphus balteatus chromosome 1, idEpiBalt1.1, whole genome shotgun sequence:
- the LOC129906847 gene encoding protein immune deficiency — translation MKKIPLLSNLFSRSRSNAGTLETDALPVDDPPESRSRQHSLNNGSLNSGDFNAALQLHNQMAESSDLTVARTNSNNQVVEASNNGIPQTTITNNQMAVQNTQGQVVMQFSNVNGLQFGSNYTFNSGKLEQTLSPESSSAKPAPNNGRLRRTRTIEAMMKSTEELDHKMMVVISTHLGEGWKNVLRDLGYTDGQIEQSIIDNQIQGGVKEVIYQLLLGWTNNAEEGEATLGLITQILWKSNHRECVQKMKEVWKLTNSQQTT, via the exons ATGAAAAAGATCCCGCTTCTATCGAATTTATTCTCACGTTCCCGCTCCAATGCTGGAACTCTTGAAACAGATGCTCTACCTGTTGATGATCCACCCGAATCCAGAAGTAGACAACATAGTTTAAACAATGGCTCATTGAATTCGGGTGACTTTAATGCAGCCCTCCAATTGCACAATCAAATGGCTGAAAGTTCAGATCTAACTGTAGCACGAACTAATTCGAATAATCAAGTTGTTGAGGCATCCAACAATGGAATTCCACAAACTACAAtaacaaacaatcaaatggcTGTTCAAAACACACAAGGGCAAGTTGTAATGCAATTCTCCAATGTTAATGGCTTGCAATTTGGATCGAATTATACATTTAATAGTGGGAAATTAGAACAAACATTGTCACCTGAAAGTTCTTCTGCAAAACCAGCGCCAAATAATGGCCGACTGAGACGAACAAGGACAATCGAAGCAATGATGAAGTCTACGGAAGAACTTGACCATAAAATGATGGTTGTTATATCGACGCATTTGGGAGAAGGCtggaaaaatgttttgagagaTCTTGGCTACACGGACGGACAAATTGAACAGTCTATTATTGACAATCAGATTCAAGGTGGCGTCAAGGAG gtcaTATATCAGTTATTGCTCGGTTGGACTAATAATGCAGAAGAAGGTGAAGCTACTCTTGGATTAATAACTCAAATTCTTTGGAAATCCAACCATCGGGAGTGTgtgcaaaaaatgaaagaagTATGGAAATTGACTAATTCGCAACAAACCACTTAA